AGGCCGAACGACAATCCTTCGCCGAGATCGTCGAGCGGATCGACGATCCGGTCATGGTTCAGGACCGTGAGGGGACGTTTCAGGTACTCAATGAAGCCGTCACGAACGTTGCGGGGAAATCACGATCGGCGTTGCTCGGAGAGGACGAGACCCCGTTCATGGACGAGCCCACGGCAGAGACGATTACCGCGATGAAAGACCGGGTCCTCGAAACCGAAGCGCCGGTCTCCTATCAGGTCACGCCAACCTTCACCGACGGCCAGGAGCGAACGTTCTCGACGACGCGGTACCCCTATTACGACGAGCGGGGCATCCTCGCGGGAACGGTCGCGATCTGTCGGGACGTCACCGACCTCCAGGCCCACCAGCGACAGCTCAGGGTGCTCGATCGGGTGCTCCGGCACAACGTGAACAACAATATGAACGTGGTCCAGGGGTACGCGGAGATGATCCGCGAAGAGGCAAGCGGCGCGCCCGCCAGCTACGCCGCGAAGATCGCGTCCAATAGCCAGCGATTGCTGGATATCGCTCACAAGCAGCGCAAGATCACGAATTTCCTCTCCGAGACCCAGCCGAAAGAGCGCATCGAGCTCGAAGCGCTGTTGGACCAGATCGTCGGGCGGATCGAATCGGAGTTCCCGCACGCGTCAGTCTCACTCACGTGTCCCGGAGCGGTCCACGTGTGGGCAAGCCGATCGGTCGGCGACGCCATCGAAGAGCTCCTCACGAACAGTGTGGTCCACGCGGAGAGTACCGAGCCGAACCCCCGCGTGACAGTCGAGACAAGTGCCCAGCGGGTTCGTGTTCGAATCGTCGACGAGAACCCGCCCATCCCCGAGATGGACCGGGATGTCATCTCGGGCGCGGACGAACTCGGGGCGCTGCGCCACGGCAGCGGCCTCGGCCTGTGGCTGGTCAAACTCATCGTCGATCACGCCGGGGGAGCAGTAGCACACCGGGAGCGAGGTCCCCGGGGTAACGTCGTGACGGTCGAGCTTCCGGCCAGCAGACAGGCGGACACGGGACCGAACTGACCCTCAGTCCACGACGGGTATTTCGACGACGAACACCGCCCCAGTCGGCTCGTTGTCCTCGACGGACACCGTGCCGTCGTACCGGTCGACCAGCGTCTGAACCAGATAGAGACCGAGGCCGGTCCCTTCACTGTCGAAGCCGATGCCCTCCTGGAAAATGGCTCGTTTGTGTTCGGCCCGAACGCCCGGCCCGTTATCGGCGACTCGAACGACGACCGTGTCTTCGCCCCGTTCGGCCGCGACCGTGACCGCTGGAACGGTCTTGTCGTTGTGATTGATCGCGTTTTTCAGCAGGTTCCGAAACACCGAGCCGAGCATGTCATCCGCGAGAACGTCGACATCCGGGAGCGGGCCATCGACTGTCACCACGGCGTTCTCGTTGCTCGACTGGGCCGCGTTGATGACCTCGGTGAGAACGGCCCGAAGGTTCTTGGGATGGAGGTCGACCGTGGATTGCAACATGACGTCGGTCACGTCCCTGGCGACTTCGGTGATCTCGACGGCCTCCCGGGCCGCTTCGAGTACCTGTTCGATGTAGCTCTCGCCCTCGGGTTCGACGTATGGCTGGACCGTCTCGGCGTAGGCCAGTACGAGCTGGAGGTCGTTTCTGATGTCGTGACGGACGACCTTGTTGATGAGGTCCAGATTGTCCCGCTGAGTTTCGAGTTGGGCTTCGTACTCCTTGAGCTCGGTGACGTCGCGGGCATAGCCGAGGACCGCATCCTCGCCACTCCCGGGGACGGTGTAGGGAATCTTTCGCGTCTGGAGGATGCGTGTCTCGCCGTCGGCCGTGGTCAGTGTCTCCTCGGGAATGAACTTCGGCTCCCCCGACTCGATCACCGCGAGATCGTCCTCCCTGAAGGAATCGGACTGACTCGATTCCGGGATCAACTCGGGCTCCGTTCGTCCTTCGACCGCCTCGGGGACGTGGCCATACGCCGCTGCGGTCGCCTCGTTTGCCAGCAGATACTCGCCATCCCGGTTCTTCGCGAAGATCAGGTCCGGGACGAGGTCGATGATTCGGCGAAGCTGTTCCTGGGCCTGCTTGCGGTCGTCCCGCTGGGATTCGAGTTCTCGCCGGGTGCGTTCCTGTGTGAGTTCGTATCCCGCCCACTTCGAGAGGACCTGGACCAGCGTCCGCTCGTCACGAGTGAAGGAGCTCGCCTTTGGATCGTCGGACGCAAAACAGAACGTGCCGTAGAGTTCGTCGTCGATCTCGACTCGGCCGCCGATGTAGCTCTCCAGTTCGAAGGTTTCGTAGGCCGGATCATCGCCCCACCCGGCCTCGAGTGCGTTCTGTATGGTCAGGACGTCCTCGGATTGGATCGTCTTTCGACAGTACGCTTGCGAGAGTGGGGCCTCCGCTCCGGGCTGGAGTAACTCGTGGTCGCCGACCGCCTGCTCGATCGTCTGGGTGCCCCTCTCCGCGTCGAGGTCCGCGACGTCGATCTGTGAGAGGAACCCGTATGGGAGCCCCAAGGTCTCGACGCCGATGGTGAGCAACCGATCGATCTTCTCCGAGAAGGGGAGCTCCGTGTCCATCGTCACGTCGTACACCGACTGAAAGGCGGCTATCGTGTCATCTGGCTGCGCCCGCTCCTCGACGTGAGGCCCATCGGGGCTGTCGTTTGTGGATGAGTCCATCTCCGGATGGTTCGATTTCCCAGCCTGTGTCCTTCTAAATATCGGTGGGTGCACTCGTTGATCGATTGCCAAATTCAGGTGGGCGAGCAGAAGCGTTCCAGTGGGCATCGGGCACCCGGAGCAAAAATCGGGGGAGAAGTGCTACACGAGGATTTCGGTCCCTAGCTGTCTGAGTTTCGCCTGCAGATCGCTGCCCGGTTCGGCCGCGACCGAGCGCGTGTAGGTCCCGGTGGCCGGGGCGTCGGCGAGGTTCACGCCTATCACCGGGAAGGTCGTCCCCGCGATGGTCTCGGAAAACGACCCCGGGTTGGCCGGTTTGTCGTCTGTCAGGACGAACATGACCCGCCTGGTCTCGCGGGCCGATTCGCGGTTCAGCCGAGGCCGGACGACCTGAAGCACGGTCGTCAACGGCGTTCCGCCACCAGTTCGGCCGTGAAAGAGGCGGTCACGGTTCGAGTCCGAGGAGACCCCGAAGGGCTTGGCGATCCGAACGGTGGAATCGAACAGTTCGAAAACCGCCGTCTCGACCCCCACGTCTTCGAGCGCGTAGAGCAACAGTCCCAGCGCGAGTTCGGCCTGCCGGATCTTCCGACCCATCGAGGCGGATCGGTCGAGCACGAACGCCATGTAGTAGTCCTTCCGGTCGGGTTCCTCGCGACGCCGCTTGAGGGTCCCCGGATTGGATTCGATGCCGGTCCGGTAGAGACGCTTCGAGTCCAGCCGCCCCCGGCGGGTGCCCCGTCGTATCTTCGTCCGGCGCTCGTGCTGCAGCCGATTCCGGAAGAGTCGGGCCAGTGGGCGATAGTCGGAGCGAACGCGGTCCAGCACCGTCGGGTCGGCCGTCCAGGATTCGGTTGGGACCACGAGATCCAGCGAGCGCAAGCCGTCCCTGGCCCGGTCGCCGTCCCCGGCGAGTACCGCGTCGAGTTCCTCGTACTCCTCCAGGGCGGCTTCCGTCACGTCGGCCTCCGCCCGGGCGTCGTCCGCCGCCGCCTCGGCGGCCTCGGCCTGGATCTCCGGGTCCACCTCGACGCTCGCCGGCGAGTCCATGGCCGAGTCGCCCGGACCCCGTTCGTCCGGGTCGAAATCCGCAGCGTCCGGCGCGTCGAGTGCGTCGGCTGGAGCGGTGCTCGCCCCGGAGTCGTTGTCCCGGGAATCGTCCGGCATCCCCTCGCCGGTGGCGCCCTCGCCCGCGCGACCGTTCTGTTGGGTCCGGCCGTCGGCGTCAGCCACATCGAGAACCGCGAGGACGGCCTGGACGAATTCGAAGATCGCCGCGTTTCGATCGGTCGCTTCCGGGGTCGTGCGGACGGTCTCGACGATGCTCGGGAGTCGGGGCCACAGTTCAGTTTCGAAGCGCCGTCTGTCCGCCTCGGTGGTGAAGTGATGAGCGGGATCGCTCGGATCGAGCAGGGACCCGATTACTTCGAGGTCCAGCCCGTAGTCCGCCGCGAGCCAGCGGTCGAGAATCGAGGCGTGGACGGCATGTACGAGCGGGTACACGAAGCCGCCTCGTTCGGGGTCCGGGATGCCGACAGAGGCATCTTCGAGGAGGTTCGCGCGCAGCGCCCGGAGCGGTTCGTCGTAGTTGGGCCAGCGCCGGACGATCTGGGTCTCGATCGCCGCGTCTTCGAGGACGTTGTGCAGGGTGTGGGCGACGCCCGCCTCGCCGGTGTCCAGTTCCGCCAGCCGGGCCTCCCAGTCGGCGTAGTCGGTGTACCGGATGTGTCCGGCCTCGTGCACCGCGAGGGCCCGCTGGACGAGCCAGTCCCAGGCCCACGGGTCGTAGTCGGTCACCGGCTGGTGGACCCGTCGCCCGGTGATCGCGACCTCGTATTCGGCGGTCGCCGTGGATTCCAGTTCCGTCGTCCGGATCGATTCGTCGATTCGGACGGTCGTCTCCCAGGCCCGGGAGAGTCGCCGGAGGTTCCGCTGGAGTCGCCGTCGGCGCGACTCCCCCGTCCGGACTGCCTGCCGGTCGACGGCCTGGCCGAGGGCGCTCACCAGCGCATCTCGGTCCAGATCGGGATCGAGGGTGACGGGCATCTCGAATCAGAGTTCGTCGGCGATCGCGTCCCGAATGAACTGCTTGTCCGATTTCATCGCGGCCTGGCCGACGAACTTCACCCGGGCGGCCGCCGCAAAGTCCATGAACTCCTCGTTCGGGCCGGCCATCTCGACGGTGTCCCGGAGTTCCCGGTGGCCGATCGGGGTCGCGATGGCGTTTGCTTCCCGGCGGGCCTCCCGGAGGACCGCCGCAAAGCGGACGAGATCCCGGAGTTTCTCGGTGTCCGGCGCGCCGGTCTCGGCTTCGAGCAACTCGACTTCGGTCTCGATCCCCGCCCGGTCGTCCTCGCTTGCGGCCAGATACGGGTGTTCGATGACGACACACCGCGAGCGCAGGGCGTCGTTGAGTTCGGCGGTATCAGCATAGTGCAGGGGATTGATCGTCGCCGTGGCGTGGAAGTCCGGGTGAATGTAGCGGCCCAGGTGTTCGTCCGGGTTCCAGATTTCCCCACGAGGGAGGTCCCGGAGTGTGCGCCCGACCCCCCGCAGGTGCAGTTCGCGCTTGCCCCGATCCTCGAACAGCGGGTGCAGCGCGGCGGTGACCGACCCGGTCGCCATGTTGAGTTCGTCGGCGACGTAGAGACCGCCGAAGATCGCTGCCTTCGCTGCCTCACCGAGGATGTAGTAGGTGCCGCCCTGACCGTCGAGGTCCTTCTCGCCCACCACGTCGAAGACCGAGGTCTCCGCGCCGAACTCCTGGCGGTAGACCGGATGGTTCACCGTGGCGGCCACCGTGCGGATCAGGTGGTTCTTTCCCGTGCCGGCCTCGCCTTCCAGGATGACCGGTTTGTCGAGCGAGAGCGCCCGGTAGAAGGTCTCCTCGGTGTCACGGGGGACGTCCGGGAGTTCGGCCGGGAAATAGGGTACCGCAGTCTCCGGGATCGCCGGATGACCCGGATCGAGTTTTCTGATCCCGTTGACCTGTTCGCCCGTCGGTTCGCCGGCGAGCAGCCGGTCTGGATCGACGTCCACGCGAATCCCGTTGATGGTACCGTCCGTCTGCTCGCTCGACTGCTGATCGGGTTGTGTCATCACTGATCGGCCTCCCGGTAGTGGAATTTCCGACCCACGACCCGGTGGATGTGGACCGTCCCCGTTCCGTTGTCGCTCGCTTCCCGACTGGCTCGCCACAGCGGGCCGAAGTAGTCGGAAAGTGTTGCCTGCATCTCCGCGACGTGGGTCGCGTGCACGTGTGGATCCCAGTCGTCGCGGTTGCTCTCTCGGTGCTCGGCGTGGAGGGCGACCGTGTACTCGTCCTCGCGCTCGATCGCGGCGATCTGCCGGTAGGGGGTGTGGGCATAGAAGCCGCGGAACAGTTCGGTGACCGCCTCGACGGCCGTGTCGGGCAGCGGTGCAAATATCGGCTCGTCGTACGTGAGGGCCATCGACTCGACCTGGGCCGCCTCCGCCGCGGGCAGATCGCGGCCGGGATCCTGGCCATCGAACAACCAGACACTCGGTTCGGCTACCTGGGACATCGTCGATCAGGTGGGGCCCGGCGACCGAGCAAAGGTGGTCGACCGGCACGATGCAACCGTGAGAGCGCGGGCGGAGGCGGGCATATCGATAGTTGGTCCCACGACCCCTCAAAATTGTTTCTATGACTCGGTCCCACGCCGGAGTTCGTCGATCCGGGTCGCAAGCGCGAGGAAGGTCGCGAGGAGCGTCAACGTCACGGCCGCCCCGGCCGCCAGGTCGTGAGCCGGGAGGTCATGAGTGAAGCCGCCGGCGACCTGTTCGGCCCGGAGCCAGGTGTGATGGAGCCGACCGGCGACGGGAATGAAGTAGTCAACGAGGTCGTTGAGCCCGTACCAGAACGCGGCCACGGCCACCGCCGGGATCGAGAACGTGGCGTACCGGTGGATGACGAAGGCCTCGACGGCCATCGCGAGGTGGCTCGTGACGAGAAAGACGTACAGCCAGGGTGCGACTCCGGCCGGGCCGTTGAGCACGAGCTGGACGAAGGGCGTCCAGAGCCCGAGCTTGAGCGCACCGAAAAAGCCCAGCGCGTGGAGCCAATCGGCGTCGAAATCAAAGCGGTAGGCCAGCAGGGAGAGCCCGACGAACAGCGTGGCAACGGGGCTGTCGGGGACGAGCGGCCAGGCCACGATCGGGGTCGCCGCGAACTGAATCCGGTAGTACCAGAAGCCAAAGGCGGTTCCGATGAAGTTGATCAGGGCGATCGGGACCGCAAATCGCAGGGCCAGATCCTCGATGAGCCGGGGTAGCGGGGCGAGATACCACGGCGGACGCTCCGCGGACATGTTTCAGACCTGGGCGGCCGGTGTCAAAGCCGTACTGATCCCGACGCGATGGACGTGCCGTGGTAGCACGTTCCCCGTCGAAGGGAAGACTTAACTGCGGGAGGGAACTTCCCACTGGTACGATGACCCAGACTGAGGAGTCGCTCGGCGCAAGCTCGGGCGATCGAGTTCTTCCAGGGCACGTTAGCTACACGTAGCGAGTTCGAATCGGTCCGGATCTTCGATACGACACTACGTGACGGCGAACAGACCCCGCGCACATCCTTTTCCGAGGCTGACAAGCGAGAGATAGCCCAGATACTCGACCAGATGGGGACCCACGTCATCGAGGCGGGGTTCCCGGCGAACAGCGACGCCGAACTCGAGGCGGTCCGTGACATCGCCCGCTCGACGGAGACGACCGTCGCTGGCCTGGCTCGCGTGGTCGAATCGGACGTCGAGGCGGCCATCGAGGCCGAAGTCGACATGATTCACGTCTTCGCGAGCACCAGCGACGTCCAGATCGAGGACTCCATGCACTCCAACCGTGAGGAGGTCAAGGAGCGCTCGGTCGCCGCCATCGAGCAGGCAAAACAGAGCGACGCCGAGGTGATGTTCTCGCCGATGGACGCCACCCGCACGGATCGGGATTACCTTGCCGACGTGCTTTCGGCCATCGACGACGTCGATGTGGACTGGGTAAACATCCCGGACACGACCGGGGTCGCCAGTCCCTCCCGATTCGCCGACCTGATCGGCTTCGTGGGCGAGCACACCGACGCGCGAATCGACGTCCACACCCACGACGACTTCGGGATGGCGACGGCCAACGCCATCGCGGGCATCGAGGCCGGGGCCGATCAGGCCCAGGTCTCGATCAACGGCATCGGCGAGCGGGCCGGCAACGCCGCCTACGAGGAGGTCGTGATGGCCGCCGAGTCGATCTACGGCGCGGACACCGGGATCGACACGACCCGGATCTCCGAAATCGCGGCCATCATCGAGGAGAAATCCGGGGTTCCGATCCCACCCAACAAACCGATCGTCGGGGAGAACGCCTTCTCCCACGAGAGCGGCATCCACGCCGCGGGCGTGATCGAGAACGCCGACACCTTCGAACCCGGGATCATGACCCCCGAGATGGTCGGCGCTCAGCGCGCCATCGTCCTGGGGAAACACACCGGAAGCCACGCGGTCCGGGACCACCTCGAGGAGGCGGGCTATGCCCCCACCGATGAAGAGGTCCGGGAGGTGACCGAGCGGGTGAAAAATCGGGCCGCGGAGAAACACACGATCACCGTCGAAGACCTCCACCGGATCGCCGCCAAGGTCGGGGTGGACCGTGCCGGGTCCACGGAGGTGCATGCGTGATGGGGACCGCAAGCCCTATATCGGGCCGTCGCCCACACTCGGGACAAGATGGCCCACACACGCATG
This region of Halodesulfurarchaeum sp. HSR-GB genomic DNA includes:
- a CDS encoding 2-isopropylmalate synthase translates to MRSRSAQARAIEFFQGTLATRSEFESVRIFDTTLRDGEQTPRTSFSEADKREIAQILDQMGTHVIEAGFPANSDAELEAVRDIARSTETTVAGLARVVESDVEAAIEAEVDMIHVFASTSDVQIEDSMHSNREEVKERSVAAIEQAKQSDAEVMFSPMDATRTDRDYLADVLSAIDDVDVDWVNIPDTTGVASPSRFADLIGFVGEHTDARIDVHTHDDFGMATANAIAGIEAGADQAQVSINGIGERAGNAAYEEVVMAAESIYGADTGIDTTRISEIAAIIEEKSGVPIPPNKPIVGENAFSHESGIHAAGVIENADTFEPGIMTPEMVGAQRAIVLGKHTGSHAVRDHLEEAGYAPTDEEVREVTERVKNRAAEKHTITVEDLHRIAAKVGVDRAGSTEVHA
- a CDS encoding MoxR family ATPase, translating into MTQPDQQSSEQTDGTINGIRVDVDPDRLLAGEPTGEQVNGIRKLDPGHPAIPETAVPYFPAELPDVPRDTEETFYRALSLDKPVILEGEAGTGKNHLIRTVAATVNHPVYRQEFGAETSVFDVVGEKDLDGQGGTYYILGEAAKAAIFGGLYVADELNMATGSVTAALHPLFEDRGKRELHLRGVGRTLRDLPRGEIWNPDEHLGRYIHPDFHATATINPLHYADTAELNDALRSRCVVIEHPYLAASEDDRAGIETEVELLEAETGAPDTEKLRDLVRFAAVLREARREANAIATPIGHRELRDTVEMAGPNEEFMDFAAAARVKFVGQAAMKSDKQFIRDAIADEL
- a CDS encoding ATP-binding protein, with the translated sequence MDSSTNDSPDGPHVEERAQPDDTIAAFQSVYDVTMDTELPFSEKIDRLLTIGVETLGLPYGFLSQIDVADLDAERGTQTIEQAVGDHELLQPGAEAPLSQAYCRKTIQSEDVLTIQNALEAGWGDDPAYETFELESYIGGRVEIDDELYGTFCFASDDPKASSFTRDERTLVQVLSKWAGYELTQERTRRELESQRDDRKQAQEQLRRIIDLVPDLIFAKNRDGEYLLANEATAAAYGHVPEAVEGRTEPELIPESSQSDSFREDDLAVIESGEPKFIPEETLTTADGETRILQTRKIPYTVPGSGEDAVLGYARDVTELKEYEAQLETQRDNLDLINKVVRHDIRNDLQLVLAYAETVQPYVEPEGESYIEQVLEAAREAVEITEVARDVTDVMLQSTVDLHPKNLRAVLTEVINAAQSSNENAVVTVDGPLPDVDVLADDMLGSVFRNLLKNAINHNDKTVPAVTVAAERGEDTVVVRVADNGPGVRAEHKRAIFQEGIGFDSEGTGLGLYLVQTLVDRYDGTVSVEDNEPTGAVFVVEIPVVD
- a CDS encoding PAS domain-containing sensor histidine kinase produces the protein MEGHTEDRSRSTAGESGAIERFSASAHRRYVAFTTGFGLLVLVGLSVVQKWIIGAPTGNLAGYVVPALFGGGTGFVYGYFNVGRKRRIRQLERETEIRRLISAVNHALVETDDVEAMGPEIADIVGSSSLFECTYVHLFAPPEFETVCVRNSGETAATIREFHTEAYVDQVFESGAYRIGDVTTPPFDHHETGETPHAGVGIAIGHEAQRYGVLTVHFPPSVTPTPAEIELLETIGDDFGYFVHTQILEAERQSFAEIVERIDDPVMVQDREGTFQVLNEAVTNVAGKSRSALLGEDETPFMDEPTAETITAMKDRVLETEAPVSYQVTPTFTDGQERTFSTTRYPYYDERGILAGTVAICRDVTDLQAHQRQLRVLDRVLRHNVNNNMNVVQGYAEMIREEASGAPASYAAKIASNSQRLLDIAHKQRKITNFLSETQPKERIELEALLDQIVGRIESEFPHASVSLTCPGAVHVWASRSVGDAIEELLTNSVVHAESTEPNPRVTVETSAQRVRVRIVDENPPIPEMDRDVISGADELGALRHGSGLGLWLVKLIVDHAGGAVAHRERGPRGNVVTVELPASRQADTGPN
- a CDS encoding DUF1405 domain-containing protein; translation: MSAERPPWYLAPLPRLIEDLALRFAVPIALINFIGTAFGFWYYRIQFAATPIVAWPLVPDSPVATLFVGLSLLAYRFDFDADWLHALGFFGALKLGLWTPFVQLVLNGPAGVAPWLYVFLVTSHLAMAVEAFVIHRYATFSIPAVAVAAFWYGLNDLVDYFIPVAGRLHHTWLRAEQVAGGFTHDLPAHDLAAGAAVTLTLLATFLALATRIDELRRGTES